In a single window of the Streptomyces sp. NBC_00285 genome:
- a CDS encoding tyrosine-type recombinase/integrase, translated as MILVDGVALLHPEDAVFDAMLEGWRRQQRGGRRLQPKTIGDRLSVVRRFMEYANEYPWTWSAGDLDDWMTELIAAGDRAESTIRNYQGSIRQFCDYITSPYYQWPEICEERFGTHPVQICHEWNTVAHLTEYEGSADRRPMTREECQALFDYADDQVERAIRLGRKGAMAAYRDATVFKTIYGWGLRATEVSRLDTTDFYKNPKAPELGKFGALHVRYGKRTKGSPPRRRTVLSLMPWAVESVEDYLLNLRPRYRASDRPALWLTERGGRLQPREIEDRFAEYRGALGMDEDLTPHCLRHAYVTHNIEDGADPKFIQEQVGHLYASTTAIYTGVSGDFMNTMMRKVLDRALTADQ; from the coding sequence ATGATCCTGGTCGACGGCGTCGCCCTCCTTCACCCTGAGGACGCGGTGTTCGACGCGATGCTGGAAGGGTGGCGGCGCCAGCAGCGGGGCGGCAGGCGGCTGCAGCCGAAGACGATCGGTGACCGGCTGTCAGTGGTACGCCGGTTCATGGAGTACGCCAACGAGTACCCGTGGACGTGGTCGGCGGGTGACCTCGACGACTGGATGACTGAACTGATTGCTGCGGGCGACCGGGCCGAGTCGACTATCCGCAACTACCAGGGCTCCATCCGGCAGTTCTGCGACTACATTACCTCGCCGTACTACCAGTGGCCGGAGATCTGTGAGGAACGCTTCGGCACCCATCCGGTCCAGATCTGCCACGAGTGGAACACCGTCGCCCACCTCACCGAGTACGAGGGCAGCGCCGACCGGCGGCCGATGACCCGTGAGGAATGCCAGGCACTGTTCGACTACGCAGACGACCAGGTGGAACGGGCGATCCGACTGGGCCGCAAGGGGGCGATGGCGGCCTACCGCGACGCCACGGTGTTCAAGACCATCTACGGCTGGGGCCTGCGCGCGACTGAAGTATCCCGTCTGGACACGACCGACTTCTACAAGAATCCGAAGGCTCCTGAGCTGGGCAAGTTCGGCGCCCTGCACGTCCGTTACGGCAAGCGGACCAAGGGATCCCCGCCCCGTCGCCGCACAGTGCTCAGCCTGATGCCCTGGGCAGTCGAGTCTGTGGAGGACTACCTCCTCAACCTCCGCCCCCGCTACCGCGCGAGCGACCGGCCAGCCCTCTGGCTGACCGAGCGGGGCGGCCGGCTCCAGCCCCGGGAGATCGAGGACCGGTTCGCCGAATACCGCGGCGCCCTGGGCATGGATGAGGATCTGACTCCGCACTGCCTCAGGCATGCGTATGTGACCCACAACATCGAGGACGGAGCCGACCCGAAGTTCATCCAGGAACAGGTCGGACATCTCTATGCCTCCACGACCGCCATCTACACCGGGGTCAGCGGGGACTTCATGAACACGATGATGCGGAAGGTCCTGGACCGTGCACTCACCGCTGACCAGTAG
- a CDS encoding phosphoadenosine phosphosulfate reductase, producing MSHPTPLYADLVAFAATRHRIVINLSGGKDGPVAGLIAMDAARQAGVADRVWTAHASLGPMEWPAVTVDGVRWPSASELAAQHSQALGVPPERHIEVRRSREVGGERVPFDLLTFIAERGDWPWLGRARTCTGPWKTKMVYQAFTPQVRALRKETDGPLMFANMLGMRAEESPDRRNREMWRRTTDNSARVVDERLPAHLVSTEEVWERTIIAGLPYHWCYDSHPGAKDRRGSSRCSCSACTLANHRDLLLMAGRRPRLAELCALVERVRQVPFNPNITMAELIALSRRRNAPDPGVVVEETEDFERMERDVHAALCKPPTWDSKARTGPGELLHSAAGCDGCH from the coding sequence ATGTCGCACCCCACCCCCCTGTATGCCGACCTGGTTGCGTTCGCCGCGACCCGGCACCGCATCGTCATCAACCTTTCCGGCGGGAAGGACGGCCCTGTGGCCGGCCTGATCGCGATGGACGCCGCCCGCCAGGCAGGCGTCGCCGACCGCGTCTGGACCGCCCACGCGAGTCTGGGACCGATGGAGTGGCCCGCCGTCACCGTGGACGGAGTTCGCTGGCCGAGTGCCAGCGAACTCGCTGCACAGCACAGCCAGGCCCTCGGCGTGCCGCCCGAGCGGCATATCGAGGTCCGGCGCAGCCGTGAAGTCGGCGGTGAACGGGTGCCGTTCGACCTGCTGACCTTCATCGCGGAGCGGGGCGACTGGCCGTGGCTCGGCCGGGCCCGCACGTGCACGGGCCCGTGGAAGACGAAGATGGTGTACCAGGCGTTCACTCCCCAGGTCCGCGCGCTCAGGAAGGAGACGGACGGCCCGCTGATGTTCGCGAATATGCTCGGGATGCGGGCCGAGGAGAGCCCGGACCGGCGTAACCGGGAGATGTGGCGCCGTACGACCGACAACTCGGCCCGGGTCGTCGACGAGCGGTTGCCTGCCCACCTGGTGAGCACCGAGGAGGTCTGGGAGCGCACGATCATTGCGGGGCTGCCCTACCACTGGTGCTACGACTCGCATCCCGGTGCCAAGGACCGGCGTGGCTCCAGTCGCTGCTCGTGCTCGGCCTGCACCCTGGCCAACCACCGCGATCTGCTGCTGATGGCCGGGCGCCGGCCGCGGCTCGCCGAGCTGTGCGCGCTGGTCGAACGCGTCCGCCAGGTGCCGTTCAACCCGAACATCACCATGGCCGAGCTCATCGCGTTGTCCCGCCGGCGCAATGCCCCCGACCCCGGCGTCGTGGTTGAGGAGACCGAGGACTTCGAGCGGATGGAACGTGACGTCCACGCCGCCCTGTGCAAGCCGCCCACATGGGACTCCAAGGCCCGCACCGGGCCGGGCGAGCTCCTGCACAGCGCCGCCGGGTGCGACGGCTGCCACTGA
- a CDS encoding helix-turn-helix domain-containing protein gives MTAKLDYRWHLREVMATRGMFSTTDLRPLLAERGIDLSPSQTYRLVVERPERLSLKTLMALLDILGCSMEELIQPVAVAAQRRKAAGDAAETHGGLGGLRPTRARIVKE, from the coding sequence ATGACGGCAAAACTGGACTACCGCTGGCACCTGCGCGAGGTCATGGCAACCCGCGGCATGTTCTCCACCACCGACCTACGGCCACTGCTGGCCGAGCGGGGCATCGACTTGTCCCCCAGCCAGACTTACCGGCTCGTGGTGGAGAGGCCCGAGCGGCTGAGCCTGAAGACACTCATGGCCCTGCTCGACATCCTCGGCTGCTCGATGGAAGAGCTGATCCAGCCGGTCGCCGTCGCCGCCCAGCGCCGCAAGGCGGCCGGCGACGCCGCCGAGACCCACGGCGGACTCGGCGGCCTCCGGCCGACGCGGGCCCGCATCGTGAAGGAGTAG
- a CDS encoding Mom family adenine methylcarbamoylation protein yields the protein MGSASNSAQKEPYTESLVCSRFVLLDECPGNSESWFLANCLNRLLASGVHGVVSFADPVPRRAASGVLVMPGHVGTIYAATNAVYASRATARTVKLLPDGTVFHDRTAQKIRRQEQGYQYAEAQLIALGAPVPRAGCNPAVWLREALVAVGARNVRHRGAHRYVWRLGRSRREREQIKLGLPAQRPYPKQPDPEPIAV from the coding sequence GTGGGAAGCGCGTCCAACAGTGCGCAGAAGGAGCCGTACACCGAGTCGTTGGTTTGCTCGCGATTCGTCCTGCTGGATGAGTGCCCTGGAAATTCCGAGTCGTGGTTCCTCGCGAACTGCCTAAACCGCCTGCTCGCCAGTGGTGTACACGGAGTCGTCTCGTTCGCGGATCCTGTCCCGCGCCGGGCCGCCTCGGGAGTTCTGGTCATGCCTGGGCACGTCGGCACGATCTACGCCGCCACGAACGCGGTCTACGCCAGCCGGGCCACCGCCCGGACGGTGAAGCTCCTGCCGGACGGCACCGTCTTCCACGACCGCACGGCACAGAAGATCCGCCGCCAGGAGCAGGGCTATCAGTACGCCGAAGCCCAGCTCATCGCGCTCGGAGCTCCGGTTCCGCGGGCCGGGTGCAACCCGGCCGTCTGGCTGCGGGAGGCCCTGGTCGCGGTCGGCGCCCGCAACGTACGGCACCGCGGCGCGCACCGCTACGTATGGCGGCTGGGCCGAAGCCGGCGGGAGCGCGAGCAGATCAAGCTCGGTCTCCCCGCTCAACGGCCCTATCCCAAGCAGCCCGACCCCGAACCGATCGCGGTCTGA
- a CDS encoding SIS domain-containing protein, which yields MTANRDLAAAVRLYLDEQRCVLDRFPARDVVRVADELFRTYRAGGTVYALANGGNAGTLDHVYADFRLHPFVSEDKSRPVSPGVPRLDFVNLCGSAAELTALVNDVGPDLMFASQLAGRVGLDDFVMAYSGSGNSPNVLRALEVARSAGAQTFVMTKGSGGRCRKSADICLVVPGTSRFPGQTGANDNNFHFEDAILSVNHMLVGLLKERVQEAAE from the coding sequence ATGACGGCGAACCGGGACTTGGCCGCGGCCGTACGGCTCTACCTGGACGAACAGCGCTGCGTCCTGGATCGGTTCCCGGCGCGGGACGTGGTCCGCGTTGCGGACGAACTGTTCCGCACCTACCGTGCGGGCGGGACGGTCTACGCCCTGGCTAACGGGGGTAACGCTGGCACGCTCGATCACGTGTACGCCGACTTCCGGCTGCACCCCTTCGTCTCCGAGGACAAGTCGCGCCCAGTCTCCCCCGGAGTTCCGCGGCTGGACTTCGTGAACCTGTGCGGCTCCGCGGCGGAACTGACCGCGCTGGTCAACGACGTGGGGCCCGACCTTATGTTCGCCTCACAGCTCGCGGGCCGTGTGGGACTCGACGACTTCGTCATGGCCTATTCCGGCAGCGGGAACTCCCCGAACGTGCTCCGGGCGCTGGAAGTGGCGCGGTCGGCCGGTGCGCAAACCTTCGTGATGACCAAGGGCTCGGGGGGACGCTGCCGGAAGTCGGCAGACATCTGCTTGGTGGTGCCTGGCACCTCGCGTTTCCCCGGTCAGACCGGGGCGAATGACAATAACTTCCACTTCGAGGACGCGATCTTGTCAGTGAACCACATGCTGGTCGGCCTCCTCAAGGAGCGGGTGCAGGAGGCGGCCGAATGA
- a CDS encoding alpha/beta hydrolase: MTIEVPYQPLPVDQSDVRYAHGPDSVVLPGVPAGETIEFDWNESAVYPGTSRKFWVHVPAQYDRSEPASLMVFQDGQWYLDPEGEVRGAIVLDNLIHRGDIPVTISVFVDPGVFPDAEDPKNRNTEYDAYDDRYVTFLLTEIIPEVTKRYSITEDPDRWGICGGSSGGNCAFTAAWLRPDKFRRVIGYLSSFTQMPGGNPYPGIIPSVSRKPLRIFMQAGHRDLHWNEPEWNWLAHNLRVAAALAEAGYDFRLVLGDGGHSPNHGGVLLPDALRWLWRSDEG; the protein is encoded by the coding sequence ATGACCATCGAGGTGCCCTACCAGCCGCTTCCGGTTGACCAGTCAGACGTTCGCTATGCCCACGGCCCCGACTCGGTTGTCCTGCCGGGCGTGCCAGCCGGCGAGACCATTGAGTTCGACTGGAACGAAAGCGCGGTCTACCCGGGCACGTCACGGAAGTTCTGGGTTCATGTCCCCGCACAGTACGACCGCTCAGAGCCGGCGTCGCTGATGGTGTTCCAGGACGGACAGTGGTACCTGGACCCTGAAGGGGAGGTCCGCGGCGCGATAGTCCTGGACAACCTCATCCATCGCGGTGACATCCCGGTCACCATCAGCGTGTTCGTCGACCCAGGTGTTTTCCCCGACGCTGAGGATCCGAAGAACCGCAACACCGAGTACGACGCATACGACGATCGGTACGTCACCTTTCTCCTGACCGAGATCATCCCTGAGGTCACCAAGCGCTACTCGATCACCGAGGACCCCGATCGGTGGGGCATCTGCGGTGGCAGCAGCGGCGGCAATTGCGCCTTCACCGCAGCGTGGCTCCGCCCTGACAAGTTCCGCCGAGTCATCGGGTACCTGTCCAGCTTCACGCAGATGCCAGGAGGCAACCCTTACCCAGGGATCATTCCCAGCGTTTCCCGTAAGCCGCTGCGTATTTTCATGCAGGCTGGCCATCGTGACCTGCACTGGAACGAGCCCGAGTGGAATTGGCTCGCCCACAACTTGCGCGTCGCGGCTGCTCTCGCAGAAGCCGGCTACGACTTCCGCCTCGTCCTGGGCGATGGCGGCCACAGCCCCAACCACGGTGGGGTCCTGCTCCCCGATGCCCTCCGCTGGTTGTGGCGGTCGGACGAGGGCTGA
- a CDS encoding cupin domain-containing protein, with protein MHSSPFTPAVSRDLVASDTARRYLFVEHRLGPDGALPSRPPSAGYRTFLVLAGSVRLVQSGGGRDRVLTPLEGWHALPGSVFGCAAAGPGDALLLEAGCLPESTRPVRPDAPEPCHDLSDYMVTKPWGSEVWYTQNAPDCGYVVKRIRMEAGNRSSLQSHRRKTETNYVVDGVADVLNGAPAPDGPGVPVAIPAAAWTRHTAGTFWTSPPDTLHRVVAKQAYTSVEVSTTELDDVVRWADDTGRADGRITAEHPGRRA; from the coding sequence ATGCACAGTTCCCCTTTCACGCCGGCGGTGAGCCGTGACCTGGTCGCCTCCGACACCGCCCGGCGCTACCTCTTCGTCGAGCACCGGCTGGGGCCGGACGGCGCCCTGCCGTCGCGCCCCCCGTCCGCTGGCTACCGCACGTTCCTCGTCCTGGCAGGGTCGGTCCGGCTGGTCCAGAGTGGAGGCGGCCGCGACCGGGTCCTCACCCCGTTGGAGGGCTGGCACGCCTTACCGGGCAGCGTCTTCGGATGCGCCGCGGCGGGTCCCGGGGACGCGCTGCTCCTGGAGGCCGGCTGCCTTCCGGAGAGCACACGCCCAGTGAGGCCGGACGCACCTGAGCCGTGTCACGACCTGAGCGACTACATGGTGACCAAGCCCTGGGGGTCCGAGGTCTGGTACACGCAGAACGCGCCAGATTGCGGCTACGTGGTGAAACGCATCCGTATGGAGGCGGGGAACCGTTCCTCGCTCCAGTCGCACCGGCGCAAGACGGAGACGAACTACGTCGTGGACGGGGTGGCCGATGTACTGAACGGGGCCCCTGCACCGGACGGCCCCGGCGTCCCGGTCGCCATACCGGCGGCCGCCTGGACCCGCCACACGGCGGGCACGTTCTGGACGTCACCGCCGGACACACTGCACCGGGTCGTCGCGAAGCAGGCGTACACGTCCGTGGAGGTTTCCACAACCGAACTCGACGACGTCGTGCGCTGGGCCGACGACACCGGACGCGCCGACGGGCGGATCACTGCGGAGCACCCGGGAAGGCGGGCATGA
- a CDS encoding glycosyltransferase, which translates to MSAVAEGGLTLQPTPLPFDLAGFEVLIGPERTARLHTAAAALRESLGGGTLWHVNSTGAGGGVAEMLHTLLPLYRRLGMRARWAVVGGDTGFFTLAKRLGLALYGSTGDGGQLGPTERDAYLAALGGPGERLASLVRPGDVVLLHDHQTAGLVPRLARRGVRVYWRCHVGVDRPTEVSDRAWNLLAPLLDGAHGTLFSVPWHIPDRLRNGRAAVLAPFIAPFSAKNRPLDQATVRRALVRCGLRPDDGTPAGPNGGGPPVQVTGEAPPDPEEPLIAQVSRWDRLKDMHGVLAAVTDHVPDGHLALVGPDPLGVPDDTEQALWFERCRTAWLRLPPAQRRRVTLVCLPMDDLVDNALLVNSIQRASTVVLQKSLAEGFGLTVTEAMWKARTVVAAGVGGIRAQVTHGRTGLLVDDPHDLPGFAELVISALHGGMDIDTLGERARQRVRADFLPDTEIHTMARLLTGGVHE; encoded by the coding sequence ATGAGCGCCGTAGCCGAGGGCGGGCTGACACTCCAGCCGACGCCGCTGCCGTTCGACCTCGCCGGCTTCGAAGTACTCATTGGCCCCGAGCGCACGGCGCGGCTGCACACCGCTGCGGCGGCTCTCCGTGAATCCTTGGGCGGCGGAACCCTGTGGCATGTCAACTCCACCGGCGCGGGCGGCGGCGTCGCGGAGATGCTGCACACACTGCTGCCCCTGTACCGGCGGCTGGGGATGCGGGCACGGTGGGCGGTCGTCGGCGGCGACACCGGTTTCTTCACGCTAGCCAAGCGGCTCGGGCTCGCACTGTACGGCAGTACAGGCGACGGCGGTCAGCTGGGACCGACCGAACGCGATGCCTATCTCGCTGCCCTGGGCGGGCCGGGCGAGAGGCTCGCCAGCCTCGTCCGGCCCGGGGACGTCGTTTTGCTGCACGACCATCAAACGGCGGGACTTGTGCCACGGCTTGCCCGGCGGGGAGTACGGGTGTACTGGCGGTGTCATGTCGGCGTCGACCGGCCGACCGAGGTGTCCGACCGGGCCTGGAACCTGCTCGCCCCACTCCTGGACGGCGCACATGGCACGCTCTTCTCGGTGCCGTGGCACATCCCGGACCGGCTGCGGAACGGACGCGCAGCGGTCCTGGCGCCGTTCATCGCGCCGTTCTCCGCTAAGAATCGCCCACTGGACCAGGCCACGGTCCGGCGTGCCCTGGTCCGCTGCGGTCTGCGGCCGGATGACGGCACCCCGGCGGGCCCGAACGGCGGCGGCCCACCCGTCCAGGTGACCGGCGAAGCGCCGCCCGACCCCGAAGAGCCTCTGATCGCCCAGGTCTCCCGCTGGGACCGGCTCAAGGACATGCACGGGGTGCTGGCCGCGGTGACAGACCATGTGCCGGACGGCCACCTCGCGTTAGTTGGTCCCGACCCGCTGGGCGTGCCCGACGACACCGAGCAGGCCCTGTGGTTCGAGCGCTGCCGCACCGCGTGGCTGCGGCTCCCACCCGCCCAGCGCAGGAGGGTCACGCTGGTCTGCCTGCCGATGGATGACCTGGTGGACAACGCGCTGCTGGTCAACTCAATCCAGCGGGCTTCCACGGTGGTTCTGCAGAAGAGCCTCGCCGAAGGGTTCGGGCTTACCGTCACGGAGGCGATGTGGAAGGCACGAACGGTCGTGGCTGCGGGTGTCGGCGGCATCCGGGCCCAGGTCACCCACGGCCGGACCGGGCTGCTCGTAGACGACCCCCACGACCTGCCGGGTTTCGCGGAGCTGGTGATCTCGGCCCTGCACGGCGGCATGGACATCGACACCCTGGGCGAGCGTGCCCGGCAGCGGGTACGCGCGGACTTCCTACCCGACACCGAGATCCACACCATGGCCCGGCTCCTCACGGGGGGTGTTCACGAGTAG
- a CDS encoding replication-relaxation family protein, giving the protein MTRSTSDVAAAELAPSPREPLRLQVLTALALHRMATTGQLRQMLRPDGSRQLLSRVLNNLRSTGFVDLTPLPDSARSRTHAWYLTPEGSRLTRDLPILRGRPPYPITSTTAASLKTPHTLTVTRSHLPFAADARRLGHEHGPWDWTPEVSHPIGEGERLVADAVMHYTVVTGDHRRKLRAFVEVDRSTMSSERLAVKLIEYARLFQYEAQPVGRRRPVSTGPAWLRWYPLFPRLLFVLTGASRARLGDRISDLQAMVTQHPLVAALAREVQLGAVVLEDIEEHGPSGSVWVPLTGGEPRPWTGL; this is encoded by the coding sequence ATGACCCGTTCCACTTCAGATGTCGCGGCCGCCGAGCTGGCCCCCAGCCCTCGTGAACCATTGCGCTTGCAGGTCCTGACCGCGCTCGCCCTGCACCGGATGGCCACGACCGGCCAGCTGCGCCAGATGCTGCGGCCGGACGGCTCCCGCCAGTTGCTCTCGCGGGTGCTGAACAACCTGCGCTCCACGGGCTTCGTCGACCTCACTCCATTGCCGGACTCGGCCCGCTCTCGTACGCACGCCTGGTACCTCACGCCTGAGGGCTCGCGTCTGACCCGCGATCTCCCCATCCTGCGGGGGCGTCCGCCGTACCCCATCACCTCAACTACCGCGGCGTCGCTGAAGACTCCGCACACGCTGACCGTCACACGGTCCCACCTGCCGTTTGCGGCAGACGCCCGCCGGCTCGGGCACGAGCACGGTCCGTGGGACTGGACTCCCGAGGTATCTCACCCCATCGGTGAGGGCGAGCGGCTCGTGGCCGACGCCGTCATGCACTACACCGTCGTCACCGGCGACCACCGGCGGAAGCTGCGCGCGTTCGTGGAGGTCGATCGCAGCACCATGAGCAGCGAGCGCCTGGCCGTGAAGTTGATCGAGTACGCCAGATTGTTCCAGTACGAGGCCCAGCCCGTCGGCCGCCGCCGCCCCGTCTCCACCGGCCCGGCCTGGCTCCGCTGGTATCCGCTCTTCCCCCGCCTACTTTTCGTGCTCACCGGCGCCTCCCGGGCCCGGCTGGGCGACCGAATCAGCGATCTGCAGGCGATGGTCACCCAGCACCCGCTCGTCGCAGCCCTCGCCCGCGAAGTCCAGCTCGGAGCCGTCGTCCTGGAGGACATCGAAGAGCACGGTCCGTCTGGGTCGGTGTGGGTGCCGCTGACTGGGGGCGAGCCCCGCCCGTGGACCGGTTTGTAA